One Capsicum annuum cultivar UCD-10X-F1 chromosome 2, UCD10Xv1.1, whole genome shotgun sequence genomic window carries:
- the LOC107847957 gene encoding uncharacterized protein LOC107847957, with translation MVYAECASLSTIPRGKWYCKYCESMLQREKFVEHNANALAAGRVSGVDSIEQITNRCIRSVKNAEEAEFIACILCRAYDFSKSGFGPRTVILCDQCEKEYHVGCLKKSKIADLKELPKGKFCSTNCKRIYSAL, from the exons ATGGTCTATGCAGAGTGTGCATCATTATCAACTATCCCTCGCGGTAAATGGTACTGCAAGTATTGTGAAAGTATGTTACAGAGGGAGAAGTTTGTGGAACACAATGCAAATGCCTTAGCAGCTGGCAGGGTCTCTGGCGTTGATTCTATAGAGCAAATAACAAACCGCTGCATTCGTTCTGTCAAGAATGCTGAAGAGGCagaatttattgcatgtattttATGCAG AGCTTATGACTTTAGCAAGTCTGGTTTTGGTCCACGGACTGTCATCCTTTGTGATCAG TGTGAGAAAGAGTATCATGTTGGCTGCTTGAAAAAAAGCAAGATAGCAGATTTAAAG GAATTGCCTAAAGGGAAGTTCTGTAGTACGAATTGCAAGAGGATCTATTCTGCACTGTAA